In one window of Anthonomus grandis grandis chromosome 11, icAntGran1.3, whole genome shotgun sequence DNA:
- the LOC126741889 gene encoding uncharacterized protein LOC126741889, whose product MRLQLHVTGDACQCRRYRCFEKITADERMDIVRKFNLIKSWNDQTAYLTGLISLCPVAQRRPRLPEDESVLRTSTFYYNVRIVRDNVAVEERVCKNAFVSLHGLTRGRIETIQKSLQMKNTLTVSRLEQATSLNKTKIIYLSAELNVKKMYDMFKEKFPQVNASYETYRSIFCSKFNISFGYPRSDTCSFCDQLKVQIDACQEEKGIKDLMFQQKLHLAKAEVCYARKKQARLRSRTKADTEAKCMDFGRNLPMPNLSTNDVYYGRQLSLFSFIVHKLSNSEVFFYAYRERVGKKGANEVCSFLFDYITLKLPAEVRNSQIFCDSCSGQNKNFPVFKFLHYLIHHRSKLESIEVTFPIRGHSYIECDKDMGILNGKFRAEVPDDWCKNIETACLKPAPFLVEKVDEKMFFCHTSNPAIKNYQGTSSLSFSSRYLQWSLELVSNCTSKKKENHWSAAARRSVLPPTSRNF is encoded by the exons ATGAGGCTTCAGTTACATGTAACTGGTGATGCCTGTCAATGCCGACGATACAGATGTTTTGAAAAGATAACTGCAGATGAAAGAATGGACATTGTACGAAagtttaatctaataaaaagttgGAATGATCAAACAGCCTATTTAACAGGTCTAATTTCTCTTTGTCCAGTGGCTCAGCGCCGACCTCGATTACCGGAAGATGAGAGTGTCCTGAGAACTTCAACGTTTTATTACAATGTGCGTATAGTTCGTGATAATGTAGCAGTTGAAGAGCGAGTTTGCAAGAATGCGTTTGTTTCTCTACATGGTTTAACAAGAGGTAGAATAGAAACCATACAAAAGAGTCTCCAGATGAAGAACACATTAACAGTTTCAAGGCTAGAGCAAGCCACTAGTCTTAATAAAActaagataatttatttatctgccgagttaaatgtgaaaaaaatgtatgatatgtttaaagaaaaatttcctcAAGTTAATGCTAGTTATGAAACTTACCGCTCCATATTTTGCAGCAAGTTTAATATATCCTTTGGATATCCCCGTAGTGATACTTGTAGCTTCTGCGACCAATTAAAAGTACAGATTGATGCATGCCAAGAGGAAAAGGGCATTAAGGATTTGATGTTTCAACAAAAACTACATCTAGCGAAAGCCGAGGTATGCTACGCACGTAAAAAGCAGGCCAGGTTGAGGAGTAGAACAAAGGCAGACACTGAAGCAAAATGCATGGATTTCGGAAGAAATTTGCCCATGCCAAATTTATCCACGAATGATGTATACTACGGCCGGCAgttatcattattttcatttattgtacacAAACTCTCAAATTCTGAAGTATTCTTTTATGCTTATCGTGAAAGAGTAGGAAAAAAGGGCGCGAACGAAGTCTGctcatttttatttgattatattaCCTTGAAGTTACCTGCTGAAGTTAGAAACTCACAGATATTCTGTGATTCGTGCTCCGGACAGAATAAGAACTTTCCCGTGTTCAAATTTTTACATTACTTAATCCATCATCGTTCCAAGCTTGAGTCCATTGAAGTCACATTTCCCATTCGAGGTCACTCCTACATAGAATGTGATAAGGATATGGGGATCTTAAACGGAAAGTTTCGGGCGGAAGTACCGGATGACTGGTGTAAAAACATAGAAACCGCTTGTTTAAAGCCCGCACCATTTCTTGTTGAAAAAGTTGatgaaaaaatgttcttttgcCACACGTCCAATCcggcaattaaaaattaccaaGGAACATCCTCGCTTAGTTTTTCATCGAGATACTTACAATGGTCTTTGGAACTCGTCAGTAATTGTACCTCCAAGAAAAAAGAGAATCACTGGTCCGCCGCTGCCCGACGGTCAGTTTTACCACCCACCAGTCGCAACTTTTG a